A DNA window from Thiobacillus denitrificans ATCC 25259 contains the following coding sequences:
- a CDS encoding sigma-54 interaction domain-containing protein gives MPSIELQDIIDANDQPFVVIDSAYRIVAANRRYAETYGATPEAIVGEHCYAVSHHSPRPCHENGEQCPHRALFENGEAVEVVHTHFHANDQPERTRIRGHALRGPDGERYLGEQLYPLEADIGLDCDAMQMVGQSPAFLACVDNLARVAESEASILLYGESGVGKELAARFIHARSQRRGGAFIVINCAAVPETLFESELFGHERGAFSGSSGLKKGLFELADGGTLFLDEVAEIPLALQAKLLRVLETGEFRRVGGTHTLTADVRLVSATNRRLLDEVDEKRFRLDLYYRLAGIDVVLPPLRERRADLPALAAFLLKRLAGGRRACRLDASGLAALQAYDFPGNVRELRNLLQRAVLTCRDGVIGAADLNLPVAAVTPVQPATQGLADIERAHIRALLASRGGHRGRVAQALGVTERTLYRKLKRYGLS, from the coding sequence ATGCCATCCATCGAACTGCAGGACATCATCGACGCGAACGACCAGCCTTTCGTCGTGATCGACAGCGCATACCGCATCGTCGCGGCCAACCGGCGCTACGCGGAAACCTATGGCGCGACGCCCGAGGCGATCGTCGGCGAGCACTGCTACGCCGTGTCTCACCACTCGCCGCGGCCCTGCCACGAAAACGGCGAGCAATGCCCGCACCGCGCCCTGTTCGAGAACGGCGAGGCGGTCGAGGTCGTGCACACGCACTTTCATGCCAACGATCAGCCCGAGCGCACTCGCATCCGCGGCCACGCGCTGCGCGGCCCGGACGGCGAGCGCTACCTGGGCGAGCAGCTCTACCCGCTCGAAGCCGACATCGGCCTGGATTGCGACGCCATGCAGATGGTCGGGCAGTCCCCGGCGTTTCTCGCGTGCGTCGACAATCTCGCGCGCGTCGCCGAAAGCGAAGCGTCGATCCTGCTGTATGGCGAAAGCGGCGTCGGCAAGGAACTCGCCGCGCGCTTCATCCATGCTCGCTCGCAGCGCAGGGGCGGCGCCTTCATCGTGATCAACTGCGCCGCGGTGCCCGAAACCCTGTTCGAAAGCGAGCTGTTCGGCCACGAACGCGGCGCGTTCTCGGGCAGCAGCGGCCTCAAGAAAGGCCTGTTCGAACTCGCCGACGGTGGCACGCTATTCCTCGACGAGGTCGCGGAGATCCCGCTGGCGCTGCAGGCCAAGCTGCTGCGCGTACTGGAGACCGGGGAATTCCGCCGTGTCGGCGGCACCCACACGCTGACCGCGGACGTGCGGCTGGTGTCGGCGACCAACCGCCGCCTGCTGGACGAAGTCGACGAAAAGCGCTTCCGGCTCGACCTCTACTACCGGCTGGCCGGCATCGACGTCGTGCTGCCGCCGCTGCGCGAGCGCCGCGCCGACCTGCCCGCGCTGGCCGCCTTCCTGCTCAAGCGACTGGCCGGCGGCCGCCGAGCCTGCCGGCTCGACGCGAGCGGACTGGCGGCGCTGCAGGCCTACGATTTTCCGGGGAACGTGCGCGAACTGCGCAACCTGCTGCAGCGCGCGGTGCTGACCTGCCGCGACGGCGTGATCGGCGCCGCCGATCTGAACCTGCCCGTCGCCGCCGTGACGCCGGTCCAGCCGGCGACGCAGGGGCTCGCCGACATCGAGCGCGCGCACATTCGCGCGCTGCTCGCCAGCCGCGGCGGCCACCGCGGACGGGTCGCCCAGGCACTCGGCGTCACCGAGCGCACGCTGTACCGCAAGCTCAAACGCTACGGCCTGAGTTAG
- the trpD gene encoding anthranilate phosphoribosyltransferase, giving the protein MITPQQALTRLVEQREIFHDEMLALMRQIMRGELTPVQIAGVITGLRVKKETVGEIAAAAEVMREFALEVPVQQREHLVDTCGTGGDAAHTFNISTTAAFVAAAAGARVAKHGGRSVSSTSGSADVLEALGVNLALTPEQVAASIDAIGIGFMFAPNFHGAMRHAAPVRRELGVRTLFNILGPLTNPANAPHQLLGVFHADLVGILVRVLQRLGSSHVMVVHGSDGMDEITLAGDTLIGELKDGEVSEYTINPREFGLQPCGSDALKVWDATQAKDMLLSVLDDLPGPARDIVLFNAGAAIYVADRAATLGEGIELAREAIRSGAARDKLQQLVAYSTQAKQA; this is encoded by the coding sequence ATGATCACGCCGCAGCAGGCGCTGACCCGCCTGGTCGAACAGCGCGAAATCTTTCACGACGAGATGCTCGCGCTGATGCGCCAGATCATGCGCGGCGAGCTCACGCCCGTGCAGATCGCCGGCGTCATCACCGGGCTCAGGGTGAAGAAGGAGACTGTCGGCGAGATCGCGGCGGCGGCGGAGGTCATGCGCGAGTTCGCGCTCGAGGTACCGGTGCAGCAGCGCGAGCATCTCGTCGACACCTGCGGCACCGGCGGCGACGCCGCGCACACCTTCAACATTTCGACGACCGCGGCCTTCGTCGCCGCAGCTGCCGGCGCGCGGGTCGCCAAGCACGGCGGCCGCTCGGTCTCATCGACGAGCGGCAGCGCCGACGTGCTCGAGGCGCTTGGCGTCAACCTCGCGCTCACGCCCGAGCAGGTCGCCGCGAGCATCGACGCGATCGGCATCGGCTTCATGTTCGCGCCGAACTTCCACGGCGCGATGAGGCACGCGGCGCCGGTCCGCCGCGAACTCGGCGTGCGCACGCTTTTCAACATTCTCGGGCCGCTGACCAATCCGGCGAACGCGCCGCATCAACTGCTCGGCGTCTTCCACGCCGACCTCGTCGGCATCCTCGTGCGCGTGCTGCAACGCCTTGGCAGCAGCCACGTCATGGTCGTTCACGGTAGCGACGGCATGGACGAAATCACGCTCGCCGGCGATACCCTGATCGGCGAACTGAAGGACGGCGAGGTCAGCGAATACACGATCAACCCGCGCGAGTTCGGGCTGCAGCCCTGCGGCAGCGACGCGCTCAAGGTGTGGGATGCGACGCAGGCCAAGGACATGTTGCTGTCGGTGCTTGACGACCTGCCGGGCCCGGCGCGCGACATCGTGCTGTTCAACGCCGGCGCGGCGATCTACGTCGCCGACCGCGCGGCGACGCTCGGCGAGGGCATCGAGCTGGCGCGCGAGGCGATCCGCAGCGGCGCTGCACGCGACAAGTTGCAACAACTCGTCGCCTACTCGACGCAGGCAAAGCAGGCGTGA
- a CDS encoding phosphoglycolate phosphatase: MKSFPLPIKAVVIDLDGTLLNTAPDLAHAAELMMAELGRPCPSLETISTYIGNGVSRLVKRVLTGEMDAEPDPALFAQAIASYQKHYGEHVSLHSRPFDGVVEGLQAFKAMGLHMACITNKAEQFTVPLLKGTGLYDYFELILSGDTLPKRKPDPLPLLHACEVFGVAPAELLLIGDSLNDTQAARAAGCPVFCVPYGYNRGRPVTELDLDAVVPSLAEAALMVTKA; the protein is encoded by the coding sequence ATGAAAAGCTTCCCCCTTCCCATCAAGGCCGTCGTCATCGACCTCGACGGCACCCTGCTCAATACGGCGCCCGATCTCGCGCATGCCGCCGAACTCATGATGGCAGAGCTCGGGCGGCCCTGCCCGTCGCTCGAGACCATTTCGACCTATATCGGCAACGGCGTCTCGCGTCTGGTCAAGCGGGTGCTCACCGGCGAGATGGACGCCGAGCCGGATCCGGCGTTGTTCGCGCAGGCGATCGCGTCCTACCAGAAGCATTACGGCGAGCACGTGTCGCTGCACTCGCGCCCCTTCGACGGCGTGGTCGAGGGCCTACAGGCCTTCAAGGCGATGGGGTTGCACATGGCGTGCATCACCAACAAGGCCGAGCAGTTCACCGTCCCGCTCCTCAAGGGCACGGGGCTGTACGACTACTTCGAGCTGATCCTCTCCGGCGATACGCTGCCCAAGCGCAAGCCCGACCCACTGCCGCTGTTGCATGCGTGCGAGGTGTTCGGCGTAGCCCCAGCCGAGCTGTTGCTGATCGGCGATTCGCTCAACGACACGCAGGCCGCGCGCGCCGCAGGCTGCCCGGTATTCTGCGTGCCCTACGGCTACAACCGCGGGCGCCCGGTCACCGAACTCGATCTCGACGCAGTCGTGCCGAGTCTCGCCGAGGCGGCGCTGATGGTGACGAAGGCGTGA
- the rpe gene encoding ribulose-phosphate 3-epimerase, translating into MTYRIAPSILSANFARLGEEVDNVLASGADIVHFDVMDNHYVPNLTIGPLVCEALRKHGVTAPIDVHLMVKPVDRIIPDFAKAGATYITFHPEASEHIDRTIGLIKENGCKAGLVFNPATPLDVLEYTLDKLDMVLLMSVNPGFGGQKFIPYVLDKARAVRKMIDDRGLDVSLEIDGGVGPANIAEVARAGVDTFVAGSAVFGAAKEGDPQRYNSIIAAMRAELAKV; encoded by the coding sequence ATGACGTACCGCATCGCCCCGTCCATTCTGTCCGCCAACTTCGCCCGCCTAGGCGAGGAGGTCGACAACGTGCTCGCGTCCGGCGCCGACATCGTTCATTTCGATGTCATGGACAACCATTACGTGCCCAACCTCACGATCGGCCCGCTGGTGTGCGAAGCGCTGCGCAAGCACGGCGTCACCGCACCGATCGACGTGCATCTCATGGTCAAGCCGGTCGACCGCATCATTCCCGACTTCGCCAAGGCCGGCGCGACCTACATCACCTTCCACCCCGAAGCGTCGGAGCACATCGACCGCACCATCGGACTGATCAAGGAAAACGGCTGCAAGGCCGGCCTCGTCTTCAACCCCGCGACGCCGCTCGACGTGCTCGAATACACGCTCGACAAGCTCGACATGGTGCTCCTGATGAGCGTGAACCCTGGCTTCGGCGGGCAGAAGTTCATCCCCTATGTGCTCGACAAGGCGCGCGCCGTGCGCAAGATGATCGACGACCGCGGCCTCGACGTGAGCCTCGAGATCGACGGCGGCGTGGGCCCGGCCAACATCGCCGAAGTCGCGCGCGCCGGCGTCGACACCTTCGTCGCCGGCTCGGCCGTGTTCGGCGCGGCCAAAGAGGGCGACCCGCAGCGCTATAACAGCATCATCGCCGCGATGCGCGCGGAGTTGGCGAAAGTGTAA
- a CDS encoding NAD(P)/FAD-dependent oxidoreductase: MAHIVILGAGVGGMTMAYEMRESARAEDKVTVISNNSYFQFTPSNPWVGVNWRKRDDVTLEAAPYLNKKNIDFIPVGAARVHPDRNQIDLTDGRTVDYDFLVIATGPKLAFDEVPGLGPEGYTQSVCTVDHAQAAGRAWDDFVKNPGPIVVGAVQGASCYGPAYEYAMIMDTDLRKRKIRDRVPMTYVTAEPYIGHLGLGGVGDSKGMLESVLRERHIKWICNAKVTKVEAGKMFVAEHNDKGEVIKEHELPFGYSMMLPAFKGIDAVFGIEGLTNPRGFITIDPYQRNAKYPNVYSVGVCVAIPPVEVTPVPTGTPKTGYMIESMVTATAHNIRAVLDGREPAEKATWNAICLADFGDTGAAFVALPQIPPRNVNWFKEGKWVHLAKVAFEKYFIRKMKKGSTEPLYEKYVLGLMGIKKLK, encoded by the coding sequence ATGGCACACATCGTAATACTCGGCGCCGGCGTCGGCGGCATGACCATGGCGTATGAAATGCGCGAGTCGGCACGGGCCGAGGACAAGGTCACCGTCATTTCCAACAATTCGTACTTCCAGTTCACGCCGTCCAACCCCTGGGTGGGGGTGAACTGGCGCAAGCGTGACGACGTCACGCTCGAGGCCGCGCCTTACCTCAACAAGAAAAACATCGACTTCATTCCGGTCGGCGCCGCGCGCGTGCATCCCGACAGGAACCAGATCGACCTCACCGACGGCAGGACCGTCGACTATGACTTCCTCGTCATCGCGACGGGGCCCAAGCTCGCGTTCGACGAAGTCCCGGGCCTCGGCCCCGAGGGTTACACCCAGTCGGTATGCACGGTCGACCATGCCCAGGCCGCGGGCCGCGCGTGGGACGATTTTGTGAAGAACCCGGGGCCGATCGTGGTCGGCGCGGTGCAGGGGGCTTCCTGCTACGGCCCGGCGTACGAGTACGCGATGATCATGGACACCGACCTGCGCAAGCGCAAGATTCGTGACCGCGTGCCGATGACCTACGTCACGGCCGAGCCGTATATCGGCCATCTGGGACTGGGCGGCGTCGGCGATTCCAAGGGCATGCTCGAATCGGTCCTCCGCGAGCGCCACATCAAGTGGATCTGCAACGCCAAGGTCACCAAGGTCGAGGCTGGCAAGATGTTCGTCGCCGAGCACAACGACAAGGGCGAAGTGATCAAGGAGCACGAACTGCCGTTCGGCTACTCGATGATGCTGCCGGCGTTCAAGGGCATCGATGCTGTGTTCGGCATCGAGGGGCTGACCAATCCGCGCGGCTTCATCACGATCGACCCCTACCAGCGCAACGCGAAGTACCCGAACGTCTACTCCGTCGGCGTGTGCGTCGCGATCCCACCCGTCGAGGTCACTCCCGTGCCGACCGGCACGCCGAAGACCGGCTACATGATCGAATCGATGGTGACGGCGACCGCGCACAACATCCGCGCCGTGCTCGACGGCCGCGAGCCTGCCGAGAAGGCGACCTGGAACGCGATCTGCCTCGCCGACTTCGGCGACACCGGCGCCGCCTTCGTGGCCCTGCCGCAGATTCCGCCGCGCAATGTCAACTGGTTCAAGGAAGGCAAGTGGGTGCATCTGGCCAAGGTCGCCTTCGAGAAGTACTTCATCCGCAAGATGAAAAAAGGCTCGACCGAGCCGCTGTACGAGAAGTACGTGCTCGGCCTCATGGGCATCAAGAAACTCAAGTAA
- the trpC gene encoding indole-3-glycerol phosphate synthase TrpC: protein MSDILEKILATKRAEVAAGLARVPLAEMRARAEAAAPARDFVGALRAKRDAGRPAVIAEIKKASPSKGVIRADFRPAEIAASYEKGGAACLSILTDAEYFQGSADYLKAARAACTLPVLRKDFMIDAYQVYEARAMGADCILLIVAALELPAMQALEALANELGMAVLVESHDAAELDAALTLRTPLQGINNRNLRTFEVSLDTTLSLLPKIGPERIVVTESGILAPADVDTMRSRGVNTFLVGEAFMRAADPGAELARLFA from the coding sequence ATGTCGGACATCCTCGAAAAAATCCTCGCGACCAAACGCGCCGAGGTCGCGGCCGGCCTCGCCCGGGTGCCGCTCGCCGAAATGCGCGCGCGTGCCGAGGCGGCCGCGCCGGCACGCGATTTCGTCGGCGCGCTGCGGGCAAAGCGCGATGCCGGCCGGCCGGCCGTGATCGCAGAGATCAAGAAGGCAAGTCCGTCCAAGGGCGTGATCCGGGCCGACTTCCGGCCCGCGGAAATCGCCGCCAGTTATGAAAAGGGCGGCGCGGCATGTCTGTCCATACTGACCGACGCGGAATATTTCCAGGGCAGCGCGGACTACCTCAAGGCCGCACGCGCGGCCTGTACGCTTCCGGTCCTGCGCAAGGATTTCATGATCGACGCCTACCAGGTCTACGAGGCGCGCGCGATGGGCGCCGACTGCATCCTGCTGATCGTCGCCGCGCTCGAGTTGCCGGCGATGCAGGCGCTCGAAGCGCTGGCGAATGAATTGGGGATGGCGGTTCTCGTGGAGTCGCACGACGCCGCCGAACTCGACGCCGCGCTGACGCTGCGCACGCCGCTGCAGGGCATCAACAACCGCAACCTGCGCACCTTCGAGGTCAGCCTCGATACCACGCTTTCGCTGCTGCCGAAGATAGGCCCCGAGCGCATCGTCGTCACCGAGTCCGGCATCCTCGCGCCGGCCGACGTGGATACGATGCGCAGCCGCGGCGTCAATACCTTTCTGGTCGGCGAGGCCTTCATGCGTGCGGCCGACCCGGGCGCCGAGCTTGCCAGGCTGTTTGCCTGA
- a CDS encoding helicase HerA-like domain-containing protein, translating to MTEPLLIAKSATADLVLLPQMANRHGLVTGATGTGKTVTLQTLAEHFSSIGVPCFMSDVKGDLSGISQPGGGNAKVAERVEMLKLEGFEHRACPVTLWDPFGEAGHPVRTTVSDLGPLLLSRMLDLNDTQAGVLNLVFRIADDNGLLLLDLADLRAMLTFVGENARKFTTEYGNVSAASIGAIQRGVLALESQGGAAVFGEPMLDIADLMQTDRGRGVINILAADRLMQAPKMYATLLLWLLAELFENLPEAGDLDKPKLVFFFDEAHLLFADAPAALVEKIEQVVRLIRSKGVGVYFVTQNPADVPDKVLSQLGNRVQHALRAFSARDQKAVRAAAETMRDNPELDETTAITELGVGEALVSFLDAKGRPGVVERAYIVPPEGQIGPISEDQRRQLMQTSLVAGVYDKAVDRESAHEILKARAQRALENAEAEAKAKSAASQPAGGGILGDILGGRGGRRESAVEAMAKSAARSIGSQVGRALIRGVLGSLFGGKR from the coding sequence ATGACCGAACCCTTGCTCATCGCGAAAAGCGCGACCGCCGATCTTGTCCTGTTGCCGCAGATGGCCAACCGCCACGGCCTCGTCACGGGTGCGACCGGTACCGGAAAGACGGTGACCCTGCAGACGCTCGCCGAGCACTTCTCGTCGATCGGCGTGCCCTGCTTCATGTCCGACGTGAAAGGCGACCTCTCGGGAATCTCGCAGCCCGGCGGCGGCAACGCCAAGGTTGCCGAGCGCGTCGAGATGCTCAAGCTCGAGGGCTTCGAACACCGCGCCTGCCCGGTCACGCTCTGGGACCCCTTCGGCGAGGCCGGCCATCCGGTGCGGACGACGGTATCCGACCTCGGGCCGCTGCTGCTCTCGCGCATGCTCGACCTCAACGACACGCAGGCGGGCGTCCTCAATCTCGTGTTCCGCATCGCCGACGACAACGGGCTGCTGCTGCTCGACCTCGCCGACCTGCGCGCGATGCTCACTTTCGTCGGCGAGAACGCGCGGAAGTTCACGACCGAATACGGCAACGTCTCGGCCGCGTCGATCGGCGCGATCCAGCGCGGCGTGCTCGCGCTCGAGTCGCAGGGCGGCGCCGCGGTCTTCGGCGAGCCGATGCTCGACATCGCCGACCTCATGCAGACCGACCGCGGGCGCGGCGTGATCAACATCCTCGCGGCCGACCGCCTGATGCAGGCGCCGAAGATGTACGCAACGCTGCTGCTGTGGCTGTTGGCGGAACTGTTCGAGAACCTGCCCGAGGCGGGCGACCTCGACAAGCCCAAGCTCGTCTTCTTTTTCGACGAGGCGCACCTGCTGTTCGCCGATGCGCCGGCCGCGCTGGTCGAGAAGATCGAACAGGTCGTGCGCCTGATCCGCTCGAAGGGCGTCGGCGTCTACTTCGTGACGCAGAATCCGGCCGACGTTCCCGACAAGGTGCTGTCGCAACTCGGCAACCGCGTGCAGCACGCGCTGCGGGCCTTCTCCGCGCGCGACCAGAAGGCGGTGCGCGCGGCTGCGGAGACGATGCGCGACAACCCCGAGCTCGACGAGACGACGGCGATCACCGAACTCGGCGTCGGCGAGGCGCTGGTTTCCTTCCTCGACGCCAAGGGGCGCCCCGGCGTCGTCGAGCGCGCCTACATCGTGCCGCCCGAGGGGCAGATCGGCCCGATCAGCGAAGATCAACGCAGGCAGTTGATGCAGACCTCGCTTGTCGCCGGCGTCTACGACAAGGCCGTCGACCGCGAGTCCGCGCACGAGATCCTCAAAGCGCGCGCACAGCGTGCGCTCGAGAACGCGGAAGCCGAAGCAAAGGCGAAGTCCGCCGCGAGCCAGCCCGCAGGCGGCGGCATCCTGGGCGACATTCTTGGCGGACGCGGCGGCCGGCGCGAAAGCGCGGTCGAGGCGATGGCAAAGTCCGCCGCGCGCTCGATCGGCAGCCAGGTCGGCCGTGCGCTCATCCGCGGCGTGCTCGGGAGTCTTTTCGGCGGCAAGCGCTGA
- a CDS encoding NAD(P)/FAD-dependent oxidoreductase, whose product MTEKHEIVIVGGGAGGLELATRLGDKLGGKKRANITLIDASPSHLWKPLLYEVAAGSLDSYAERLEYLAQGHWHGFTFRLGRMDGLDRARQEVSVAPTFDEEGREIIPRRSFRYDTLVIAVGSVGNDFGVPGVKEHCIMLDTPEQAREFHRRHINACLRANTQTEAVAPGQLTVGIVGAGATGVELAAELHDTTRELSSYGMDQIEPDKSLKLLIVEASDRILPGLPPRLSAAAAERLAELGVEMHTRERIVEVRENGMVTADGKLIPASMMVWSAGIKAPDFLKDIDGLETNRINQLVVRPTLQTTRDDNIFAFGDCAACPLPDGSGFVPPRAQAAHQQASMLVKSICRRFRGKSLPEYVYRDYGSLVALGRFSTVGNLMGGLTGGSIMIEGALARLVYWSLHKMHQVALHGWFKTSLTTYAHFISTPTRARIKLH is encoded by the coding sequence GTGACAGAGAAACACGAAATCGTCATCGTCGGCGGCGGTGCGGGCGGTCTGGAACTCGCGACGCGGCTCGGCGACAAGCTCGGAGGCAAGAAGCGCGCGAACATCACGCTGATCGACGCCTCACCCTCGCATCTGTGGAAGCCGTTGCTTTACGAAGTCGCTGCAGGCAGCCTCGATTCCTACGCCGAGCGTCTCGAATATCTGGCGCAGGGCCACTGGCACGGCTTCACCTTCCGCCTCGGGCGCATGGACGGCCTCGACCGCGCACGCCAGGAGGTCAGCGTCGCACCGACTTTCGACGAGGAGGGTCGCGAGATCATCCCGCGCCGCAGCTTCCGCTACGACACGCTGGTCATCGCGGTCGGTTCGGTCGGCAACGACTTCGGCGTCCCGGGCGTCAAGGAGCATTGCATCATGCTCGATACGCCGGAACAGGCGCGCGAATTCCATCGCCGCCACATCAACGCCTGCCTGCGCGCCAACACCCAGACCGAGGCCGTCGCGCCCGGACAGCTCACGGTCGGCATCGTCGGTGCCGGCGCGACCGGTGTCGAACTCGCCGCCGAACTGCACGACACGACGCGCGAGCTTTCGTCCTACGGCATGGATCAGATCGAGCCGGACAAGAGCCTGAAGCTTCTGATCGTGGAGGCGTCGGACCGCATCCTGCCCGGATTGCCGCCGCGCCTGTCGGCGGCCGCCGCCGAGCGCCTCGCCGAGCTCGGCGTCGAAATGCATACCCGCGAGCGCATCGTCGAGGTGCGCGAGAACGGCATGGTCACTGCCGACGGCAAGCTCATCCCGGCGAGCATGATGGTGTGGTCGGCCGGCATCAAGGCGCCCGATTTCCTCAAGGACATCGACGGCCTCGAGACCAATCGCATCAACCAGCTGGTCGTGCGACCGACGCTGCAGACGACGCGCGACGACAACATCTTCGCCTTCGGCGATTGCGCCGCGTGCCCACTGCCCGACGGCAGCGGCTTCGTGCCACCGCGGGCGCAGGCCGCGCACCAGCAGGCATCGATGCTCGTCAAGTCGATCTGCCGGCGCTTCCGCGGCAAATCCCTGCCTGAATACGTCTATCGCGACTACGGTTCACTGGTCGCGCTCGGACGTTTTTCCACCGTCGGCAACCTGATGGGTGGACTCACCGGCGGCAGCATCATGATCGAGGGCGCGCTGGCCCGACTCGTGTACTGGTCGCTGCACAAGATGCACCAGGTCGCATTGCACGGCTGGTTCAAGACCTCGCTCACGACCTACGCGCATTTCATCAGCACGCCGACACGGGCGCGGATCAAGCTGCACTGA
- a CDS encoding anthranilate synthase component II, with translation MLLMIDNYDSFTYNLVQYFGELGEAVKVVRNDEIDLAGIATLAPDHIVVSPGPCTPNEAGVSVPLIKEFSGRIPILGVCLGHQSIGQAFGGRIVRAKELMHGKTSMIEHLDAGVFKGLPNPFRATRYHSLVIERESLPDCLEITAWSDDGEIMGVRHKTLAVEGVQFHPESILTEHGHAMLKNFLKGTR, from the coding sequence ATGCTTTTGATGATCGACAACTACGACAGCTTCACCTACAACCTTGTGCAGTACTTCGGCGAGCTCGGTGAAGCGGTCAAGGTCGTGCGCAACGACGAAATCGACCTCGCCGGAATCGCGACACTCGCGCCCGACCACATCGTCGTCTCGCCCGGCCCCTGCACGCCCAACGAAGCCGGCGTCTCGGTGCCGCTGATCAAGGAATTTTCGGGGCGGATTCCGATCCTCGGCGTCTGCCTCGGGCACCAGAGCATCGGTCAGGCCTTCGGCGGCAGGATCGTGCGCGCGAAGGAACTCATGCACGGCAAGACCTCGATGATCGAGCATCTGGACGCGGGCGTCTTCAAGGGCCTGCCCAATCCCTTCCGCGCCACGCGCTACCACTCGCTCGTGATCGAGCGCGAATCGCTGCCCGACTGCCTGGAGATCACGGCCTGGAGCGACGACGGCGAGATCATGGGGGTACGTCACAAGACGCTTGCGGTCGAGGGCGTGCAGTTCCATCCCGAATCGATCCTGACCGAGCACGGCCACGCGATGTTGAAGAACTTCCTGAAGGGAACGCGATGA
- the trpE gene encoding anthranilate synthase component I, which translates to MTEQEFFDLARQGFNRIPLVRELPGDLETPLSVYLKLANAPYTYLLESVVGGERFGRYSFIGLPARTVLRVRAHLLTVETDGQVVEECSTPDPLAFIAEYQTRFKAAPVLGLPRFTGGLAGYFGYDTIRYIEKRLTPEFNKNLVRKDDVLHTPDILLMLTEELAVFDNLAGKLYLVTHADPMQADAYAQGHLRLAELAEKLHAPVTLPSEPRPVVAEASSEFGEAEFKAAVAKAKEYIAAGDVMQVVLSQRMARPFEASPLSLYRALRSLNPSPYMYFYDLGGFHIVGSSPEILVRLEGDTVTLRPIAGTRPRGLTREDDQRLAAELMADPKECAEHLQLLDLGRNDTGRVAVTGSVKVTEHMQIERYSHVMHIVSNVEGKLKPGLSALDVLRASFPAGTVSGAPKVRAMEIIDELEPSKRGVYAGAVGYLGFSGDMDLAIAIRTAVVKDGMLYAQAGAGIVADSVPDNEWTETLNKARAVVRAAELAYARFGDVVE; encoded by the coding sequence ATGACCGAACAAGAATTCTTCGACCTTGCCCGCCAGGGCTTCAACCGTATCCCGCTGGTGCGCGAACTGCCCGGCGACCTCGAGACGCCGCTGTCGGTCTATCTCAAGCTCGCCAACGCGCCCTATACCTATCTCCTCGAATCGGTCGTCGGCGGCGAACGCTTCGGACGCTATTCCTTCATCGGCCTGCCGGCGCGCACCGTGCTCAGGGTGCGCGCCCACCTCCTGACGGTCGAAACCGACGGCCAGGTCGTCGAGGAATGCAGCACGCCCGATCCGCTCGCTTTCATCGCCGAGTATCAGACCCGCTTCAAGGCCGCGCCGGTCCTGGGCTTGCCGCGCTTCACCGGCGGCCTGGCCGGCTACTTCGGCTACGACACGATCCGTTACATCGAGAAGCGACTGACGCCGGAATTCAACAAGAACCTCGTGCGCAAGGACGACGTCCTGCACACGCCCGACATCCTGCTGATGCTGACCGAGGAACTCGCCGTCTTCGACAACCTCGCCGGCAAGCTCTATCTCGTCACCCACGCCGACCCGATGCAGGCGGACGCCTATGCGCAGGGGCACTTGCGGCTCGCGGAGCTTGCCGAGAAGCTGCACGCGCCGGTCACGCTGCCGAGCGAGCCGCGCCCGGTCGTCGCCGAAGCGAGCTCCGAATTCGGCGAAGCCGAGTTCAAGGCCGCGGTTGCCAAGGCCAAGGAGTACATCGCGGCCGGCGACGTCATGCAGGTCGTGCTGTCGCAGCGGATGGCGCGGCCGTTCGAGGCCTCGCCGCTGTCGCTCTACCGTGCGCTGCGCAGCCTCAACCCGTCGCCCTACATGTATTTCTACGACCTTGGCGGCTTCCACATCGTCGGCTCGTCGCCCGAGATCCTGGTCCGGCTCGAGGGCGACACGGTCACGCTGCGGCCGATCGCCGGCACGCGGCCGCGCGGGCTCACGCGCGAGGACGATCAGCGCCTCGCGGCCGAATTGATGGCCGACCCGAAGGAATGCGCCGAACATCTGCAGCTCCTCGACCTCGGGCGCAACGACACGGGGCGGGTCGCCGTGACCGGCAGCGTCAAGGTCACGGAACACATGCAGATCGAGCGCTATTCGCACGTCATGCACATCGTCTCGAACGTCGAAGGCAAGCTCAAGCCCGGACTCTCCGCGCTCGACGTCCTGCGCGCGAGCTTTCCGGCAGGTACGGTCTCGGGGGCGCCCAAGGTGCGGGCGATGGAGATCATCGACGAGCTCGAACCGAGCAAGCGCGGGGTCTACGCCGGCGCCGTCGGCTACCTCGGCTTCAGCGGCGACATGGATCTCGCGATCGCGATCCGCACGGCCGTCGTCAAGGATGGAATGCTCTACGCCCAGGCCGGCGCCGGCATCGTCGCCGACTCGGTCCCCGACAACGAGTGGACCGAGACGCTCAACAAGGCGCGGGCGGTCGTGCGTGCGGCCGAGCTCGCCTACGCGCGCTTCGGCGACGTCGTCGAATAA